The Triticum dicoccoides isolate Atlit2015 ecotype Zavitan chromosome 6A, WEW_v2.0, whole genome shotgun sequence genome has a window encoding:
- the LOC119317893 gene encoding craniofacial development protein 1-like isoform X2, which yields MWKKMNSGLPAKMPKPAMVKLKTAAKEKKPKATNNWMTILGLPPKMASANDQVPKNEQQQTQHKTSEDAKKLAANALAAVRDAATAASGRGKVEITEVRDFAGKDIEIKKLVDADSKEAVEKASAAGASPSAVDNILEQIRKKQKLSVLDKTKKDWGEYKAEKGVEEELGAYKKSSNQYLDRQSFLKRADYREYELERDARLSLMAKRKSESMQDDDA from the exons ATGTGGAAGAAAATGAACAGCGGTTTGCCTGCGAAGATGCCCAAACCTGCGATGGTTAAGCTCAAAACAgcagcaaaagaaaagaaacctaAGGCCACAAAT AACTGGATGACCATTCTGGGCCTTCCACCAAAAATGGCTTCTGCAAATGATCAAGTCCCAAAAAATGAGCAACAACAGACACAGCACAAAACAAGTGAGGATGCTAAAAAACTTGCGGCAAACGCTCTTGCAGCTGTTAGAGATGCCGCTACTGCTGCATCTGGAAGAGGGAAAGTGGAG ATAACCGAGGTAAGGGACTTTGCTGGCAAGGATATTGAGATCAAGAAACTCGTAGATGCGGATTCAAAGGAAGCGGTTGAGAAGGCCAGTGCAGCGGGTGCCTCGCCGTCCGCTGTGGACAACATTCTGGAGCAGATAAGGAAGAAGCAGAAGCTGAGTGTCCTGGACAAGACGAAGAAAGACTGGGGAGAGTACAAGGCAGAGAAGGgcgtggaggaggagctgggggcgTACAAGAAGAGCTCGAATCAGTACCTTGATAGGCAGTCGTTCTTGAAGAGAGCCGATTACAGGGAGTACGAGCTCGAGCGAGATGCGCGGTTGTCGTTGATGGCGAAGCGGAAGAGTGAGAGTATGCAGGACGATGATGCCTAG
- the LOC119317893 gene encoding craniofacial development protein 1-like isoform X1, giving the protein MVADEKLPASGDANNSEQQLHDTDTNSRVEDMWKKMNSGLPAKMPKPAMVKLKTAAKEKKPKATNNWMTILGLPPKMASANDQVPKNEQQQTQHKTSEDAKKLAANALAAVRDAATAASGRGKVEITEVRDFAGKDIEIKKLVDADSKEAVEKASAAGASPSAVDNILEQIRKKQKLSVLDKTKKDWGEYKAEKGVEEELGAYKKSSNQYLDRQSFLKRADYREYELERDARLSLMAKRKSESMQDDDA; this is encoded by the exons atggttgcagatgaaaaactgcCAGCTTCTGGAGATGCTAACAACTCAGAGCAACAGCTTCATGATACTG ACACAAACTCACGTGTGGAGGATATGTGGAAGAAAATGAACAGCGGTTTGCCTGCGAAGATGCCCAAACCTGCGATGGTTAAGCTCAAAACAgcagcaaaagaaaagaaacctaAGGCCACAAAT AACTGGATGACCATTCTGGGCCTTCCACCAAAAATGGCTTCTGCAAATGATCAAGTCCCAAAAAATGAGCAACAACAGACACAGCACAAAACAAGTGAGGATGCTAAAAAACTTGCGGCAAACGCTCTTGCAGCTGTTAGAGATGCCGCTACTGCTGCATCTGGAAGAGGGAAAGTGGAG ATAACCGAGGTAAGGGACTTTGCTGGCAAGGATATTGAGATCAAGAAACTCGTAGATGCGGATTCAAAGGAAGCGGTTGAGAAGGCCAGTGCAGCGGGTGCCTCGCCGTCCGCTGTGGACAACATTCTGGAGCAGATAAGGAAGAAGCAGAAGCTGAGTGTCCTGGACAAGACGAAGAAAGACTGGGGAGAGTACAAGGCAGAGAAGGgcgtggaggaggagctgggggcgTACAAGAAGAGCTCGAATCAGTACCTTGATAGGCAGTCGTTCTTGAAGAGAGCCGATTACAGGGAGTACGAGCTCGAGCGAGATGCGCGGTTGTCGTTGATGGCGAAGCGGAAGAGTGAGAGTATGCAGGACGATGATGCCTAG